A stretch of the Rhinoderma darwinii isolate aRhiDar2 chromosome 3, aRhiDar2.hap1, whole genome shotgun sequence genome encodes the following:
- the LOC142748699 gene encoding E3 ubiquitin/ISG15 ligase TRIM25-like has translation MASADLRDELDCSICLTTYTDPVMLRCGHNFCRVCIDRALDTQDESGLYSCPECREEFRERPALLRDITLCNIVRNFLFTQPDKEQTGICCTYCVDSAVPAVKSCLLCEASLCDKHLRVHSKAAEHVISEPSTSLENKKCSVHKKILEYYCTVDAACICVYCSAGEHRGHRVEMLDEASEKKKKKLGNVLQKLTTKREETEERVQSLEERRRKVKEKAAGEAERVTVLFTDLRRRLDDLEKRVLSEISRQEEEESLSVSALIQQLEIKKDELSGKMRDIEKLCNMTDPLTVLQGPDTGDFCDPEEAGGDEDTGRRDKHLRDVDDLDVALISDTLHTLCDIISGIRSGICVEGPADILLDVNTAANNIHISDDLKTATRTQVRENRPETAERFQGYQVISGRRFSSGRHYWDVEGSTSSRWRVGMCYPSIDRRGGQSLIGDNNKSWILRRYNNQYLVIHDSKEIQLRDKMSSGRVRICLDYEAGQLSFYELCDPIRHLHTFTATFTEPLHAALWVREGSIKISRGGSNWEKPS, from the coding sequence ATGGCGTCTGCTGATCTGAGAGACGAGCTGGACTGCTCCATCTGTCTGACCACTTATACCGATCCTGTAATGCTGAGATGTGGACACAACTTCTGCCGGGTCTGTATTGATCGTGCGCTGGATACACAGGACGAGTCTGGACTTTATTCCTGTCCTGAATGCAGAGAAGAGTTTCGGGAGCGGCCTGCACTGCTGAGGGACATAACTCTATGTAATATAGTGCGGAATTTCCTGTTTACTCAACCAGATAAAGAACAGACCGGGATCTGCTGCACTTACTGTGTGGACTCTGCTGTACCTGCTGTTAAATCCTGTCTGCTCTGTGAAGCTTCTCTGTGTGATAAACACCTGAGAGTTCACAGCAAGGCAGCAGAACACGTCATATCTGAGCCCAGCACTTCCCTGGAGAACAAGAAATGTTCTGTCCATAAGAAGATCCTGGAATATTACTGCACTGTGGACGCGGCTTGTATCTGTGTTTATTGTTCGGCCGGAGAACATCGGGGACACCGGGTGGAGATGCTGGATGAGGCTtctgagaagaagaagaagaaactgGGAAATGTTCTGCAGAAACTGACCACAAAGAGAGAGGAGACTGAGGAAAGAGTCCAGAGTCTGGAGGAGCGCCGaagaaaagttaaagaaaaagcAGCTGGAGAAGCCGAGAGAGTCACTGTCCTGTTTACAGACCTCAGGAGACGGCTGGACGACCTGGAGAAGAGGGTCCTGAGTGAGATCTCCAGGCAGGAGGAGGAAGAGTCACTCTCAGTCTCCGCTCTGATCCAGCAGCTGGAAATAAAGAAGGACGAGCTGTCCGGGAAGATGAGGGACATTGAGAAGCTGTGTAACATGACTGATCCACTGACTGTCCTACAGGGACCAGACACAGGTGACTTTTGTGATCCTGAGGAGGCGGGAGGGGATGAGGACACGGGGAGACGTGATAAACATCTCCGTGATGTGGATGATCTGGATGTGGCTCTGATCTcagacacattacacacattatgtGACATAATATCAGGTATAAGGAGCGGGATCTGTGTGGAGGGTCCTGCAGACATATTACTGGATGTAAACACCGCTGCTAATAATATCCATATATCAGACGACCTGAAAACTGCAACCAGGACACAAGTGAGGGAAAATCGTCCAGAAACAGCTGAGAGATTCCAGGGTTATCAGGTGATAAGCGGCAGGAGATTTTCCTCAGGGCGACATTACTGGGATGTGGAGGGCAGTACATCAAGTCGGTGGAGGGTGGGGATGTGTTACCCCAGTATAGACAGGAGGGGGGGTCAGTCATTGATTGGAGATAATAACAAGTCCTGGATATTGAGGAGGTATAATAATCAGTATTTAGTGATACATGACAGTAAAGAGATCCAGTTACGTGACAAGATGTCCAGTGGTAGAGTCAGGATATGTCTGGATTATGAGGCCGGGCAGCTGTCCTTTTATGAGCTGTGTGACCCCATCAGACACTTACACACCTTCACTGCCACCTTCACCGAGCCCCTTCATGCTGCattatgggtaagggaaggttctatAAAGATATCGAGGGGGGGCAGCAACTGGGAGAAACCATCATAA